The Anopheles coluzzii chromosome 2, AcolN3, whole genome shotgun sequence genome window below encodes:
- the LOC120947977 gene encoding INO80 complex subunit B produces MGKRRDNNVEKDVEIPPEPSHSRKHKKHKKHKRARAQPEPTYEVVEEQQALDETMEVVEEIEYMEADPEPEIVSEVETELQTTIDSNASQLDLLNDSQLSQQQKALSPGKSLAAMNKAAQKKGRKRGRESGTSSEEERWLDAIESGKLEEVDDELKKIKPKDPRLMTARQRAMYERGTDKETAPGVELLMSLPTGYKEKVMTEEAIQKAQLKSQKRKQMADEKREKDKKKTMERLLKKQDSKSVKAIKNRPVKEKVPMITYINSAEGGSISLPPEVEFPLAKQPPRDPPKPTLCAVPNCNNLKRYNCSRTNIPLCSFKCYKANVESIKRIIY; encoded by the exons atgggaaaaaggaGAGATAATAATGTCGAAAAAGATG TCGAGATTCCCCCTGAACCATCGCACTCGCGGAAgcacaaaaagcacaaaaaacacaaacgagcCCGTGCCCAGCCGGAACCCACCTACGAGGTGGTCGAGGAGCAGCAAGCGCTCGACGAAACCATGGAGGTGGTGGAAGAAATCGAATACATGGAAGCCGATCCCGAGCCGGAAATAGTGTCGGAAGTGGAAACGGAACTGCAAACCACAATCGATTCGAACGCCTCCCAGCTCGACCTGCTGAACGACTCGCAACTGTCCCAGCAGCAGAAGGCACTGTCCCCGGGGAAATCGCTCGCCGCCATGAACAAAGCGGCACAGAAGAAAGGCCGCAAACGGGGCCGAGAGAGTGGCACCTCCAGCGAGGAGGAGCGCTGGCTCGATGCGATCGAGTCCGGCAAGCTGGAGGAGGTGGACGATGAGCTGAAGAAGATCAAACCAAAGGACCCGCGGCTGATGACGGCCCGCCAGCGGGCAATGTACGAGCGCGGCACGGACAAGGAAACGGCCCCCGGGGTGGAGCTGCTCATGTCCCTGCCGACCGGGTACAAGGAAAAGGTCATGACGGAGGAAGCCATCCAGAAGGCGCAGCTAAAGTCGCAAAAGCGCAAACAGATGGCGGACGAGAAGCGGGAAAAggacaaaaagaaaacgatgGAACGGTTGCTCAAAAAGCAAGACTCGAAATCGGTAAAAGCGATCAAAAACCGCCCGGTGAAGGAGAAGGTACCGATGATCACGTACATCAACAGTGCCGAGGGTGGATCGATCTCGCTGCCGCCGGAGGTAGAATTTCCGCTCGCCAAACAGCCACCCCGGGATCCGCCGAAGCCGACGCTGTGTGCCGTCCCGAACTGTAACAACCTCAAGCGGTACAACTGCTCGCGCACCAACATTCCGCTGTGTAGCTTCAAATGTTACAAGGCGAACGTGGAATCAATAAAACGAATCATCTACTGA
- the LOC120947976 gene encoding protein phosphatase 1G: MGAYLSEPLTTKDSSDESNEFLASGSSSMQGWRISQEDAHNCILNFDDQCSFFAVYDGHGGAEVAQYCSLHLPTFLKTVEAYGRKEFEKALKEAFLGFDATLLQEKVIEELKVLSDKTNGEDEADEEVEEEEEDDNVEDLCKEAVMPLNEVLQKYRKDTKPGEAKNQRVAAIKEGSCSKPVSPYLKGKRRAAAAGNDAGAGGSSEKRPVKMEGGSSGDSAGSDAEADPADKKQPPQPKQQKEEEEETVPGAADSTVSSSSNKAVERVKEATPQPEPSSSSSSSSAGKVSPGKSEPVADGGEVAAAGSKKAEQSDEISDTAGNVAAGKSTDAAEPGKDNCAPDSSSSDGSKQQASKLNGDLGKVGSSGAVSSSSSSGSAGPENGSCDSGSGGSGGAAASASASPAAKVHSSSAKPSPKNGPPPADVSMSMDDTDDDDDDDDESDSDEEFPHAEEPADDTSSTDEGEEDAYGEEGSAEEEEEEPDEYADMGEYINEEDAAFMKTITDEPGKDSGCTAVVALLHGKDLYVANAGDSRCVVCRNGKALEMSFDHKPEDTVEYQRIEKAGGRVTLDGRVNGGLNLSRAIGDHGYKMNKSLPAEEQMISALPDIEKITVGPEDDFMVLACDGIWNFMTSEQVVQFVQERINKPGMKLSKICEELFDHCLAPHTRGDGTGCDNMTAIIVQFKPNFTGAGSRKRTASNSVASAVDGTDDADGVSSATKKVKTDGDDASSTTEVTDGSNGVGKEADATEAAAAVASIADEDSTTTTTTSTAAAASSEAASSST; the protein is encoded by the exons ATGGGCGCCTACCTTTCCGAACCCCTGACGACGAAGGATTCGAGCGATGAGTCGAACGAGTTCTTGGCGTCCGGTTCCAGCTCGATGCAGGGCTGGCGAATCAGCCAGGAG GATGCACACAACTGCATACTAAACTTCGACGACCAGTGCTCGTTCTTCGCCGTGTACGATGGGCACGGCGGGGCGGAGGTGGCCCAGTACTGCAGCCTCCATCTGCCCACCTTTCTCAAGACAGTCGAGGCGTACGGGCGGAAAGAGTTTGAAAAGGCGCTGAAGGAAGCGTTCCTCGGCTTCGACGCGACCCTGCTGCAGGAGAAGGTGATCGAGGAGCTGAAGGTGCTGTCCGACAAAACGAACGGCGAGGACGAGGCGGacgaggaggtggaggaggaggaggaggacgataATGTGGAGGATTTGTGCAAGGAGGCGGTGATGCCGCTGAACGAGGTGCTGCAGAAGTACCGCAAGGACACGAAGCCCGGCGAAGCGAAAAACCAGCGGGTGGCCGCCATCAAGGAGGGCAGCTGCTCGAAACCGGTCTCGCCGTACCTGAAGGGGAAGcggcgggcggcggcggcgggcaACGATGCCGGGGCCGGTGGGTCGAGCGAGAAACGGCCGGTGAAGATGGAGGGTGGCAGCAGCGGCGACAGTGCGGGATCCGATGCGGAGGCCGATCCGGCAGACAAAAAGCAGCCACCCCAGCCGAAGCAACagaaggaggaagaggaggagacAGTGCCGGGTGCGGCCGACTCCACCGTGAGCAGCTCGAGCAATAAAGCGGTCGAGCGGGTGAAGGAAGCGACACCGCAGCCCGAaccgtcctcgtcgtcctcgtcgtcgtccgctGGCAAGGTTTCGCCGGGCAAGAGTGAACCGGTGGCGGACGGTGGAGAGGTTGCCGCAGCGGGCAGCAAGAAGGCGGAACAGAGCGACGAGATCAGCGATACGGCCGGCAACGTGGCGGCTGGCAAATCTACAGATGCTGCCGAGCCGGGAAAGGACAACTGTGCACCGGACAGCTCGTCGTCGGACGGTAGCAAGCAGCAGGCGAGCAAGCTGAACGGAGACTTGGGTAAGGTGGGCTCCTCGGGGGCCgtctcgtcctcgtcgtcgtccggtTCGGCCGGTCCAGAGAATGGCAGCTGCGACAGTGGCAGTGGTGGAAGTGGCGGTGCTGCTGCCTCTGCCAGTGCATCGCCGGCGGCCAAAGTACACAGCAGCTCGGCCAAACCGTCGCCGAAGAATGGCCCTCCCCCGGCGGACGTGTCCATGAGCATGGACGAtacggacgacgacgatgacgatgatgatgagagcGATTCGGACGAGGAGTTCCCGCACGCGGAAGAACCGGCCGACGATACGTCCAGCACGGACGAAGGGGAGGAGGATGCGTACGG GGAGGAAGGTAGcgccgaggaggaggaggaggaaccGGACGAGTATGCCGATATGGGCGAGTACATCAACGAGGAGGACGCCGCGTTCATGAAAACCATCACCGACGAGCCGGGCAAGGACAGTGGCTGTACGGCGGTCGTTGCGCTGCTGCACGGAAAGGATCTTTACGTCGCGAATGCCG GAGACTCCCGGTGCGTCGTTTGCCGGAATGGGAAGGCGCTCGAGATGAGCTTCGACCACAAGCCGGAGGACACGGTCGAGTACCAGCGGATAGAGAAGGCGGGCGGTCGCGTCACGCTGGACGGTCGGGTGAATGGAGGGTTGAATCTGTCGCGAGCCATCGGTGACCATGGTTACAAAATG AACAAATCGCTTCCAGCGGAAGAGCAGATGATATCGGCCCTGCCGGACATCGAGAAGATCACGGTCGGGCCGGAGGACGACTTTATGGTGCTGGCGTGCGACGGCATCTGGAACTTTATGACCAGCGAGCAGGTCGTGCAGTTTGTGCAGGAGCGGATCAACAAGCCCGGCATGAAGCTGTCCAAAATTTGCGAAGAG CTCTTCGATCACTGCTTAGCGCCACACACCCGGGGCGATGGTACCGGTTGCGACAACATGACCGCCATCATCGTACAGTTCAAGCCGAACTTTACCGGTGCCGGGTCGCGGAAACGTACCGCCTCGAACTCGGTGGCGAGCGCGGTGGACGGGACCGATGATGCGGATGGCGTCTCGTCCGCCACGAAAAAGGTGAAAACCGACGGTGATGATGCTTCCTCCACCACGGAAGTGACCGACGGCAGCAATGGCGTGGGAAAGGAGGCGGATGCAACGGAAGCGGCCGCCGCAGTTGCTTCGATTGCGGACGAggacagcaccaccaccacgacgacGTCGACGGCAGCGGCTGCCTCGTCCGAGGCGGCTTCCTCTTCAACGTGA
- the LOC120947979 gene encoding dynein regulatory complex protein 8, with amino-acid sequence MADFEYSDINPANELEKRVADAFLIFDHHGNKTVDVREIGTILRFLGCVPTEADVNEVISATEFEDSNGTVHLSKFLPYVSQLIAEHKMEPAPPEKLLKAFRVLDQEGKGFVDKEYMTKLITEEGEPFTVEELEEMMAVAVDMATDKIAYELYLNQLLHEPPDSIYALAEQLRNRNIR; translated from the exons ATGGCGGATTTCGAATATTCAG ACATCAACCCAGCCAACGAGCTGGAGAAAAGGGTTGCGGACGCGTTTCTAATTTTTGACCATCACGGCAATAAAACGGTTGACGTTCGTGAGATTGGAACCATTCTACGCTTTCTGGGCTGTGTGCCGACCGAGGCCGACGTGAACGAAGTCATTTCGGCGACTGAATTTGAGGATTCGAACGGCACAGTGCATCTGTCCAAATTTCTTCCCTACGTTAGTCAGCTGATTGCGGAGCATAA AATGGAACCGGCACCACCGGAAAAGCTGCTCAAAGCGTTCCGCGTGCTCGACCAGGAGGGAAAAGGGTTCGTGGACAAGGAGTACATGACCAAACTGATCACCGAGGAGGGCGAACCGTTCACGGTGGAAGAGCTGGAAGAGATGATGGCAGTGGCCGTCGACATGGCAACGGACAAGATTGCGTACGAGCTGTACCTTAACCAGCTGCTG CATGAACCACCCGACTCTATCTATGCACTTGCCGAACAGCTCCGCAATCGAAACATTCGCTGA
- the LOC120947978 gene encoding BTB/POZ domain-containing adapter for CUL3-mediated RhoA degradation protein 3: MSGDQKTLIKGNPSQYVKLNIGGCLHYTTIGTLCKQDTMLRAMFSGRLEVLTDSEGWILIDRCGTHFGTILNFLRDGSVALPETTKGIAELLAESKYYCIEELIEACEKVLAKKERESEPICRVPLITSQKEEQYLISTATKPVVKLLINRHNNKYSYTNTSDDNLLKNIELFDKLSLRFSGRVFFIKDVIGSSEICCWSFYGNGKKVAEVCCTSIVYATDKKHTKVEFPEARIFEETLNILLYENKNAPDQELMQATSLRGAVGGISSYTSDEEEERTGLARLRSNKQNNPT, encoded by the exons ATGTCGGGTGATCAGAAAACCCTCATCAAGGGCAATCCGTCCCAGTACGTGAAGCTGAACATTGGCGGCTGCCTGCACTACACCACGATCGGGACGCTCTGCAAGCAGGACACGATGCTGCGGGCCATGTTTAGTGGGCGGCTGGAGGTGCTCACCGACTCGGAAG GTTGGATTCTGATCGATCGCTGCGGCACACACTTTGGCACGATACTGAACTTCCTGCGGGACGGTAGCGTGGCGCTGCCGGAAACGACCAAAGGCATCGCGGAGCTGCTGGCCGAATCGAAGTACTACTGCATCGAGGAGCTCATCGAGGCGTGCGAGAAGGTGCTGGCGAAGAAGGAGCGCGAATCGGAACCGATCTGCCGGGTGCCGCTGATTACGTCGCAAAAGGAGGAACAGTATCTGATCAGCACGGCCACCAAGCCGGTAGTGAAGCTGCTGATCAACCGGCACAACAACAAGTACTCGTACACGAACACATCGGACGACAATCTGCTGAAGAACATCGAGCTGTTCGATAAGCTTTCGTTGCGCTTCAGTGGGCGCGTGTTCTTCATCAAGGATGTGATCGGTTCGAGCGAGATCTGCTGCTGGTCGTTCTACGGCAACGGGAAGAAGGTGGCGGAAGTGTGCTGCACCTCGATCGTGTACGCCACGGACAAGAAGCACACGAAGGTGGAGTTCCCGGAGGCGAGGATCTTCGAGGAAACGCTTAACATACTGCTGTACGAGAACAAGAACGCCCCGGACCAGGAGCTGATGCAGGCGACGTCGCTGCGCGGTGCGGTCGGCGGCATCAGCTCGTACACGagcgacgaggaggaggagcggaCCGGGCTGGCCAGGTTACGGTCGAACAAGCAGAACAATCCTACATGA
- the LOC120949005 gene encoding cilia- and flagella-associated protein 299-like produces the protein MKLTEQDLHLLEFASYDDYLNSLIDGKSLQYFGNRENLISLYRTGYRALTKEAFDAQRTFLEVTKDPNTLFSRHIAPKDRFLQEIAKRERPNRLGLLSTIIYMRYVKKATEISGYIDYEEALRRVHQDQQYSNDWRAIFAEERVLYPTPADLLYYNAKTGRSMRNNTRNYQILCDPARGIIFRNMYDRKDIYPDPVARSYGTNTSRIELASDLYEQVVLYDHVVRKNY, from the exons ATGAAGCTAACGGAACAGGATCTCCATCTTTTGGAGTTCGCTTCCTACGACGACTACCTCAACTCGCTGATCGATGGCAAAAGTCTCCAATATTTCGGTAATCGGGAAAATTTAATCAGTCTTTACCGGACGGGCTACAG AGCACTCACGAAGGAAGCTTTCGACGCCCAGCGAACGTTTCTGGAGGTGACGAAGGACCCGAACACACTGTTCAGCCGTCACATTGCCCCGAAGGATCGATTCCTGCAAGAGATCGCCAAACGTGAGCGCCCAAATCGGTTGGGTTTGCTTTCG ACCATCATCTACATGCGGTACGTGAAGAAGGCGACCGAAATCTCGGGCTACATTGACTACGAGGAGGCGCTGCGCCGGGTGCACCAGGACCAGCAGTACTCGAACGATTGGCGCGCGATCTTTGCGGAGGAAAGGGTGCTCTACCCGACGCCCGCCGACCTGCTGTACTACAACGCGAAGACGGGCCGCAGCATGCGGAACAACACGCGCAACTATCAGATCCTGTGCGACCCGGCCCGGGGCATCATCTTTCGCAACATGTACGACCGGAAGGACATCTATCCGGACCCGGTGGCCCGCTCGTACGGCACCAACACGAGCCGGATCGAGCTGGCGAGCGATCTGTACGAGCAGGTCGTGCTGTACGATCATGTCGTGCGGAAGAACTACTGA
- the LOC120947980 gene encoding intraflagellar transport protein 20 homolog gives MGEEFGKSGLYIDDLYTLRVIDPEVANETNELKDECERFTEKLTDFRRIIDQFANIVEVFAAEVDQEKMRAVGVQNMLKTFSKQRESEQQQIQSEIIEKMVELDKLKIEYQYLQRIESEQQEMIDNFYQNQ, from the exons ATGGGTGAAGAGTTTGGTAAATCCGGCCTGTACATTGACGATCTGTACACGCTGCGGGTGATCGATCCGGAGGTagcgaacgaaacgaacgagCTGAAGGATGAGTGTGAACGGTTCACCGAGA AACTGACCGATTTTCGCCGGATCATCGATCAGTTTGCCAACATTGTCGAGGTGTTTGCGGCGGAAGTCGACCAGGAGAAGATGCGTGCGGTGGGCGTGCAGAACATGCTGAAAACGTTCTCCAAGCAGCGCGAATCGGAACAGCAGCAAATACAG agCGAAATAATCGAGAAAATGGTCGAACTGGATAAGCTGAAGATCGAGTACCAGTATCTGCAGCGGATCGAGTCGGAGCAGCAGGAAATGATCGACAATTTCTACCAGAACCAATGA